A window of Juglans regia cultivar Chandler chromosome 7, Walnut 2.0, whole genome shotgun sequence contains these coding sequences:
- the LOC108979464 gene encoding uncharacterized protein LOC108979464 — protein sequence MNSKLMRTFTRQEVEETIFNMSPLSSPGPDGFPPAFYQNHWSQVGNEVCEASLYILNSGGKVDAINATHIALIPKKNSPSTASDFHPISLYNVMYKIVSMAIANRLKSIFLGIIYVTQSAIVPRRLISDNIIVAFETLHTMKSKLSGNEGYMALKLDMSKAYDRIK from the coding sequence ATGAATTCAAAGCTGATGAGAACATTTACAAGGCAAGAAGTGGAGGAGACTATTTTTAACATGAGTCCACTTAGTTCTCCAGGTCCAGATGGGTTTCCCCCTGCTTTCTATCAAAACCATTGGTCCCAAGTGGGAAATGAGGTATGTGAAGCTTCTCTCTATATTCTAAATTCAGGTGGTAAGGTTGATGCTATTAATGCTACTCATATTGCACTAATTCCTAAGAAAAATAGCCCCTCAACAGCTTCTGATTTTCACCCTATTAGTCTTTATAATGTTATGTATAAGATTGTCTCAATGGCTATTGCAAATAGGCTGAAATCCATTTTTCTAGGCATCATTTATGTTACACAATCTGCCATTGTCCCAAGAAGGCTTATTTcagataatattattgttgctttTGAGACCCTACACACAATGAAAAGCAAATTGAGTGGCAATGAGGGATACATGGCCTTAAAGCTTGACATGAGCAAAGCTTATGACAGAATTAAATGA